A stretch of Pseudomonadota bacterium DNA encodes these proteins:
- a CDS encoding glucose-6-phosphate isomerase has product METRDLWGRFKQRFFYDPSSGFSLDTSRINYEDAYLKAMEPKLQSAFEEMARLEAGEVANRDEGRMVGHYWLRAPQLAPTAEIRSAISLTLDKIKAFTRDVHSGQIGPRPGVTFSHILIVGIGGSALGPQFANQALSACSDPMRISFFDNTDPDGMAKTLFSLPKLEETLVIVISKSGGTRETRNGQLIAKAAFDGAGLDFKRHFVAVTGAGSELDTTAKSQAWLERFPMWDWVGGRTSEFSAVGLLALALQGFDIDAVLKGAADMDLLTRCREGHRNPAALLALAWYHCGCGKGNKDMVVLPYKDRLDLFSKYLQQLVMESLGKELDRSGNVVNQGLAVYGNKGSTDQHAYVQQLREGLNNFFAVFIEVLKDRAPRTTASASLKGFAAETIQVEAGITSGDYLTGFYLGTRTALYENGRESVSVTIPEVSEYYVGMLIALFERAVGLYASLINVNAYHQPGVEAGKKAAAAVLAIQARVTAYMNQADKPLSVEAIADGIGEADSVETIFKILRHLAANKRVELKLGATPFEDLYAPV; this is encoded by the coding sequence ATGGAAACAAGGGATCTCTGGGGCCGTTTTAAGCAACGATTTTTTTACGATCCCTCCTCTGGGTTCTCGCTCGATACGAGCCGCATTAATTACGAGGATGCTTATCTTAAGGCGATGGAGCCCAAGCTTCAATCGGCGTTTGAAGAGATGGCTCGCCTAGAGGCCGGGGAGGTCGCAAATCGGGACGAGGGGAGGATGGTTGGCCACTACTGGCTAAGGGCGCCACAGCTTGCGCCGACCGCAGAGATCCGCTCAGCGATCTCGCTCACCCTAGATAAGATAAAAGCCTTTACCAGGGATGTGCATAGCGGCCAGATCGGACCGAGGCCAGGGGTTACATTCTCTCATATCCTAATTGTGGGCATCGGGGGCTCGGCGCTCGGACCGCAATTTGCGAACCAGGCCCTGAGCGCCTGTTCCGATCCGATGCGCATCTCCTTCTTCGACAACACCGACCCGGACGGCATGGCAAAGACGCTCTTCTCACTGCCAAAGCTTGAAGAGACCCTCGTAATCGTAATCTCCAAATCAGGGGGAACCAGGGAGACCCGTAACGGCCAACTTATTGCGAAGGCCGCCTTTGATGGGGCTGGATTAGATTTTAAGCGGCACTTCGTTGCTGTAACGGGTGCGGGGAGTGAGCTCGATACGACCGCCAAATCGCAAGCGTGGCTTGAGCGTTTCCCGATGTGGGATTGGGTTGGGGGTCGCACGAGCGAGTTCAGCGCTGTAGGGCTGCTTGCGCTAGCGCTACAGGGATTTGATATCGATGCGGTTCTTAAGGGTGCTGCTGATATGGACCTGCTCACCCGCTGTCGCGAGGGTCATAGGAACCCTGCGGCGTTGCTGGCGCTGGCGTGGTACCACTGCGGGTGCGGCAAGGGAAATAAAGATATGGTGGTGCTGCCCTACAAGGATCGCCTCGATCTTTTCAGTAAGTATCTCCAGCAGCTCGTCATGGAGAGCCTCGGTAAGGAGCTCGATCGCTCCGGTAATGTGGTTAATCAGGGCCTTGCTGTGTATGGCAACAAGGGATCGACCGATCAGCACGCCTATGTGCAGCAGTTAAGAGAGGGGCTTAATAACTTCTTCGCTGTATTTATCGAGGTGTTAAAGGATCGCGCGCCGCGCACTACTGCTAGCGCCTCTCTCAAGGGTTTTGCAGCGGAGACGATTCAGGTCGAAGCAGGGATAACGAGTGGAGATTATCTAACTGGATTCTACCTAGGTACCCGTACGGCTCTTTATGAGAATGGGCGTGAGAGCGTTAGCGTTACGATACCAGAGGTTAGTGAGTATTACGTAGGGATGTTGATAGCGCTATTTGAGCGGGCGGTTGGTCTCTATGCTTCGTTAATTAACGTTAATGCCTATCATCAGCCCGGTGTTGAGGCCGGGAAAAAAGCAGCGGCGGCGGTGCTGGCGATTCAAGCGCGTGTGACGGCCTATATGAATCAGGCCGACAAGCCTCTTAGCGTAGAGGCGATTGCAGACGGGATTGGAGAGGCTGATTCGGTTGAGACGATCTTTAAGATCCTTCGACACCTGGCAGCTAATAAGCGCGTTGAGCTTAAGTTAGGCGCTACTCCATTTGAGGATCTCTATGCACCTGTATAA
- a CDS encoding methyltransferase domain-containing protein, which produces MIKENLVFLREFLLEFKTTGACFPTSRWAAQALITPMREPNRAPKKILELGPGTGSVTLPIIKELQDGDILTVCEINPRFMKALKDKLERDDDYQRCKAQVFFFEGAAQDLPTDMRYDIIVCALPFVNFDLETVKTIFNRLREISTPETLMTYYEYIGMRTFNEALAPADRAARINQVNEYLKESNSLNYLTKERIWLNLLPVNIYTVKPAA; this is translated from the coding sequence ATGATCAAAGAGAATCTCGTCTTTTTACGTGAGTTTTTGCTTGAATTTAAAACTACCGGAGCATGCTTTCCCACCTCACGCTGGGCTGCGCAGGCGCTTATCACGCCGATGCGGGAGCCGAATCGCGCCCCCAAGAAGATCCTAGAGCTAGGCCCAGGAACAGGTTCAGTCACTCTCCCTATAATCAAGGAGCTCCAGGATGGTGACATCCTAACGGTTTGCGAAATAAACCCTCGGTTTATGAAGGCTCTTAAAGACAAGCTCGAGAGGGACGACGACTATCAACGCTGCAAGGCGCAGGTGTTCTTCTTTGAAGGCGCGGCCCAGGACCTTCCAACCGATATGCGCTACGACATAATAGTGTGCGCCCTACCGTTCGTTAACTTCGACCTAGAGACCGTTAAGACTATCTTTAATCGCCTACGAGAGATCAGCACCCCAGAGACCCTGATGACTTACTATGAATATATCGGCATGCGCACATTTAATGAGGCACTTGCTCCAGCCGACCGCGCTGCGCGTATTAATCAGGTCAACGAATATCTAAAGGAATCGAACTCGCTCAATTATCTTACAAAGGAGCGAATATGGCTCAACCTTCTGCCGGTAAATATCTATACCGTTAAGCCGGCGGCGTAA
- the pssA gene encoding CDP-diacylglycerol--serine O-phosphatidyltransferase, translating into MIKIRRSEKRISREEIKEILYRRRYVIPNAVTVGNMFCGFLAIMYASSGRFEKAVFAVLIAILLDGLDGRVARKLNATSKFGVEFDSLSDLVSFGVAPAVMMYHWAFHLLADELGVAITFFYLLCAASRLARFNVSTENLKNFSGLPTPGAAVFVVAVINTAPYAQSSYLMVGVGMATMLSIGYLMVSTIEFFSIKQFKMSGIKRIGRLLLGLLIALTWYDPVIGLLVIAAAYAASGPYMRIRSAHSI; encoded by the coding sequence ATGATTAAAATACGAAGGTCCGAGAAGCGCATAAGTAGGGAGGAGATAAAGGAGATCCTTTATCGACGTCGTTATGTGATCCCTAATGCGGTCACGGTTGGGAATATGTTCTGCGGCTTTCTCGCGATTATGTACGCCTCTTCCGGGCGTTTTGAGAAAGCTGTCTTCGCCGTTCTAATCGCTATCCTTCTTGATGGTCTTGATGGTCGTGTCGCGCGTAAGCTTAACGCCACCTCAAAGTTTGGTGTTGAGTTTGACTCACTCTCTGATCTGGTCTCCTTTGGGGTCGCCCCAGCGGTGATGATGTATCACTGGGCGTTTCATCTTTTAGCCGATGAGTTGGGCGTTGCTATTACGTTCTTCTATCTGTTGTGTGCCGCGAGTCGTTTGGCGCGCTTTAACGTATCGACCGAGAACTTAAAAAACTTCTCCGGGTTGCCAACGCCGGGAGCCGCGGTGTTTGTAGTTGCTGTAATCAATACCGCTCCGTATGCGCAGAGCTCCTATCTAATGGTTGGTGTTGGGATGGCTACGATGCTTAGCATTGGCTACCTGATGGTCTCGACTATAGAGTTTTTTAGTATTAAGCAGTTTAAAATGTCAGGGATTAAGCGTATTGGAAGGCTGCTACTTGGGCTTCTAATTGCACTAACCTGGTACGATCCGGTTATTGGGCTATTAGTGATAGCTGCTGCCTATGCTGCAAGCGGACCGTATATGCGAATTCGTTCAGCGCACTCCATCTGA
- a CDS encoding DUF58 domain-containing protein, with the protein MNVFYRLYYHPGLGPHPGLGPLTTRSVVIMLFILYLLLGPVSSSTDIIAAALAYGLLALIGIFTTIIVAQGALLQRSLAVEVVAPSGESYVGSPARVAIIISPTWVLPLTYLDISLKSPHADLPRSAIRVTGTGRSERRLVLELPMPHRGNWDISGVQLELRDVAGLSRFIWQEELSASIIVTPPVMHETNLPLVSSTQRPGDMVTDMLNRQGDPFDIKAYHPSDGIKKIIWKTFAKRGELLSRHPEASMTPEGFVVMLVLARPEDDQVCARALAYAISLKELKLDIVMSCEGARGRTPASEIARCKELLIDSVWDAKALNGSSIQLDATELLDLCCNQMLGIRVRKLIIFCSGARTADPLAGAQILQLATWLSTQGIEPIFCLTPPSTLINSTQRPIMQRLGTLFVAGETTKTAPVVAANYQRFLADCLSRQWEVHL; encoded by the coding sequence ATGAACGTTTTTTACAGGCTCTATTACCACCCTGGGTTGGGGCCCCACCCTGGACTGGGGCCACTCACTACGCGCTCCGTCGTTATCATGCTCTTTATACTGTATCTGCTGCTGGGGCCAGTCTCTAGCTCTACGGATATCATCGCCGCTGCCCTAGCATACGGACTCCTTGCGCTAATCGGCATCTTCACCACCATTATCGTAGCCCAGGGGGCGCTGCTGCAACGCTCCCTGGCGGTAGAGGTCGTTGCCCCTAGCGGCGAGAGCTACGTCGGCTCCCCGGCACGGGTCGCCATTATCATATCACCTACCTGGGTGCTCCCACTAACCTACCTCGATATATCGCTTAAAAGCCCGCACGCCGATCTCCCCCGCAGCGCTATCCGCGTAACCGGGACAGGTCGCAGTGAGCGTCGCCTAGTGCTAGAGCTCCCTATGCCGCACCGCGGCAACTGGGATATCTCAGGCGTGCAGCTAGAGCTGCGCGATGTAGCAGGGCTTTCGCGCTTTATCTGGCAAGAGGAGCTCTCGGCCTCTATCATTGTAACGCCCCCGGTCATGCACGAGACAAATTTACCCCTGGTAAGCTCCACGCAACGCCCCGGAGATATGGTTACGGATATGCTTAACCGTCAGGGCGATCCATTTGATATTAAGGCGTATCATCCATCCGATGGAATCAAGAAGATTATCTGGAAGACCTTTGCTAAACGGGGCGAGCTGCTCTCACGTCATCCCGAAGCCTCGATGACCCCTGAGGGTTTCGTTGTAATGCTGGTGCTAGCTCGTCCAGAAGACGATCAGGTATGCGCACGGGCCCTTGCTTACGCCATCTCGCTTAAGGAGCTAAAGCTCGACATAGTTATGAGCTGCGAAGGGGCGCGCGGGCGCACTCCAGCCAGCGAGATAGCGCGCTGCAAGGAGCTGCTAATAGATTCCGTCTGGGATGCCAAGGCACTAAATGGCAGCTCGATACAGCTCGATGCAACTGAGTTGCTAGACCTCTGTTGCAATCAAATGCTCGGCATACGTGTACGCAAGCTCATTATATTTTGCTCGGGAGCACGCACAGCTGACCCGCTTGCTGGCGCGCAGATACTACAACTTGCAACCTGGCTTAGCACACAGGGGATTGAGCCGATCTTTTGCCTGACGCCCCCCAGCACCTTGATCAACTCCACTCAACGCCCCATTATGCAGCGCTTAGGCACGCTCTTCGTTGCAGGTGAAACAACTAAAACCGCGCCAGTTGTAGCGGCCAACTACCAAAGATTTCTCGCTGACTGCCTCTCTAGACAGTGGGAGGTCCACCTATGA
- a CDS encoding transglutaminase-like domain-containing protein, whose amino-acid sequence MSSGIEPNLKTDRLFWSVVAFRSIGAIGIVIIINSFLPLGTPLLITSIAGLLGVVGASLLARSRLTNLGCIALLTTLPLFPTMFFWGLTLLLSPLGLTSLFIEKLTVHTNTGCLIAALTGLATWIFWRARIAVTIEALLFFGAAIAIFSGHREFHLDRPKILNSLAWRLGIDPLSMLFVLGAVLLLSVLLYLYLASLATRPRVDQVTIKRAHGGRQIITTLAVMTLMIGALYLVQHTLYKHFNAIMLGRVANGVGMGSSQGMSPLSFQSALGSSNQPAALVRLEGDYSNNPFSPMMYLRETALSSFSGKEMVFAGRAFDTDLPVIAPREAFTRKEDAELGHRTPLIQSIYLLAEHTNAFAVDYPVSIVQLKNPKPTRFSGTYRAYSVAPAYALSEIEGSSVGDPRWAAEVREHYLVQHSDPRYKELAEKIAGDIKNPIEKAQALTSYLSKTAIYTLAPRHEVKPSEDPVAPFMFGDHRGYCVHFAHAITYMARALGIPARVATGYLTDLSQAKDGHILLRMSDRHAWGEIYITEIGWVPFDVQPEQVESHAETQVDAKLLEELMGILQPGEEILPKDSVKDEVGMLDPDQIWIPDPQLFINLLYLSAALFLLLKLTLRQGWRLARSPTTRLRWGYISVASSLCDIGITRERGETRLDFANRVTQVDLRPLTQLVVTKGYSSNYQLQLEAVTRTIKATQSPLKTLPRWKRPIVAVNPASIVKLLGGASW is encoded by the coding sequence ATGAGTAGCGGCATAGAACCCAACCTCAAAACGGATCGTCTCTTTTGGAGCGTCGTAGCGTTTCGCTCAATCGGAGCTATAGGCATCGTTATTATCATCAACTCATTCCTTCCGCTCGGCACCCCGCTCCTTATAACCTCGATTGCTGGGCTACTCGGTGTTGTCGGAGCCTCCTTACTTGCGCGCTCGCGCCTAACAAACCTCGGATGTATAGCGCTGCTAACAACGCTACCGTTATTCCCGACCATGTTTTTCTGGGGCCTGACTCTTCTGCTCTCGCCCCTCGGGCTGACCTCTCTCTTTATTGAGAAGCTCACCGTGCACACCAACACCGGCTGCTTAATCGCCGCATTGACGGGCCTAGCAACCTGGATATTCTGGCGCGCTCGCATAGCTGTTACTATTGAGGCGCTGCTATTTTTTGGCGCCGCAATAGCTATCTTCTCTGGACACCGTGAGTTTCACCTCGACAGACCGAAGATCCTGAACTCGCTTGCCTGGCGCCTCGGCATAGACCCGCTCTCAATGCTCTTTGTTCTAGGGGCCGTCCTATTGCTATCTGTACTGCTCTACCTTTACCTAGCCTCGCTCGCCACCCGCCCCAGAGTTGATCAGGTTACGATCAAACGGGCTCACGGTGGGCGGCAGATCATAACTACGCTTGCCGTTATGACGCTTATGATCGGCGCTCTCTATCTAGTTCAACATACGCTCTATAAGCACTTTAATGCGATTATGCTTGGGCGCGTTGCCAACGGCGTCGGCATGGGAAGTAGCCAAGGGATGAGTCCACTTAGCTTTCAATCAGCGCTCGGCAGCTCTAATCAACCCGCGGCGCTAGTGCGCCTTGAGGGTGATTATTCAAACAATCCATTTAGCCCGATGATGTACCTGCGCGAAACAGCGCTCTCCTCCTTTAGCGGTAAGGAGATGGTATTTGCAGGACGTGCCTTCGATACCGATCTGCCGGTTATTGCTCCTAGAGAAGCCTTTACTCGTAAAGAGGACGCAGAGCTTGGTCACCGCACGCCCCTGATTCAATCAATCTACCTATTGGCAGAGCATACGAACGCCTTCGCCGTTGATTATCCGGTCTCAATAGTTCAGCTCAAAAATCCAAAGCCTACCCGTTTTAGCGGTACATACCGAGCATACTCGGTCGCCCCAGCATACGCCCTCTCAGAGATTGAGGGCTCCTCTGTTGGAGACCCACGCTGGGCCGCGGAGGTGCGGGAACACTACCTAGTTCAGCACTCCGACCCACGCTATAAGGAGCTGGCTGAAAAGATCGCTGGCGATATAAAGAATCCTATCGAGAAGGCGCAGGCCCTGACCTCGTACCTATCAAAGACCGCTATCTATACCCTCGCCCCACGCCACGAGGTAAAACCCTCAGAGGATCCAGTCGCGCCCTTTATGTTCGGTGATCACCGTGGTTACTGCGTACACTTCGCACACGCCATAACATACATGGCGCGCGCGCTCGGCATCCCCGCCCGCGTTGCCACCGGCTACCTGACCGATCTAAGTCAGGCCAAGGATGGTCATATCCTGCTCCGTATGAGCGATCGGCACGCCTGGGGCGAGATCTATATAACCGAGATAGGGTGGGTGCCCTTTGACGTACAACCGGAGCAGGTCGAGAGTCACGCTGAAACACAGGTCGATGCGAAGTTACTTGAGGAGTTAATGGGAATCCTGCAACCAGGTGAAGAGATCCTGCCAAAAGACTCCGTTAAAGATGAAGTTGGCATGCTCGATCCTGATCAGATCTGGATTCCCGATCCACAGCTTTTCATAAATCTGCTCTATCTTAGCGCCGCACTCTTTTTACTCCTAAAACTAACGCTACGACAGGGCTGGCGTCTAGCAAGATCACCCACAACGCGGCTGCGCTGGGGCTATATCTCTGTAGCATCCTCGTTGTGCGATATCGGCATAACACGTGAACGGGGAGAGACTAGACTTGATTTTGCTAACCGTGTTACGCAGGTTGATCTTAGACCCCTGACTCAATTAGTTGTCACCAAGGGATACTCCTCTAACTATCAGTTGCAGCTTGAGGCCGTAACGCGCACCATCAAAGCTACTCAATCTCCACTAAAAACCCTACCTAGATGGAAACGACCGATTGTCGCCGTAAATCCCGCCTCAATCGTTAAACTGTTGGGAGGCGCCTCATGGTAA
- a CDS encoding tetratricopeptide repeat protein, whose translation MVRALRPLAMLALVMALSCLIMHETSAQDSASQASSQPKEAPILDPFDPFDILGSEEIVSSVNDEQKSAEDLLRDSELLLLADRPLDARTKLLKALKKDPDNYRAYHLLAGYYLVHVGHYRLALKYIKRAEELFEKMHGPPPYTTRLLQFEHGNILYYLSQIRLNLDNYQGALEALDRYQALSYHGEWYPGSRAWVLMKLGNIQEAIRIARLGVLAGEGSGQTLNMLGILLSMNDQPYEALEVFRKAIATEMSLGNEGQPATPLNNSGEVYKELFEDDKAESTFLRATSYPDGCEHILPSLNLALLYIDQMKFEAAAGLMDAFDRCVAQFPLRNNEEHLTLESLVRGRIDLHTGDIKRAIRRFEASLEGTQWFGKIGTNQNDMLVASTISLAQALKQENNILRSRVPSSWSDWLRIKETLASNGLRSWWLLRRAQQMLIADLKEIEDLTIRNTDSLLEYPTLGDTLSGISSTALKDKLRRQTEIDRRPAAQLFYKAYLAQSSLGWFNQGQANALLDEVIERARPNYDELLRTHAILLRMRSLKSSSERYRDLAYRIFYTAPAELRNSGFKLPVRIESVGMGDDIRAFIERGPFLAAGNSALLCSIRVEPTATLSTLSFSCPGNSAKNRIIGDVDPRELVNKLAEALFREEISNGSNN comes from the coding sequence ATGGTAAGAGCGTTACGCCCACTAGCAATGCTTGCTCTGGTCATGGCGCTTTCGTGCTTAATTATGCACGAAACATCTGCTCAGGATTCAGCTTCACAAGCTAGCTCTCAACCTAAAGAAGCTCCGATCTTAGACCCATTTGATCCATTCGATATATTAGGATCGGAGGAGATCGTATCCTCGGTCAACGACGAGCAGAAGTCCGCCGAAGATCTGCTCCGTGACAGCGAGCTGCTACTGCTAGCCGATCGGCCCCTTGATGCGCGCACTAAGCTGCTAAAGGCGCTTAAAAAAGATCCTGATAATTACCGCGCCTATCATCTGCTGGCTGGATATTACCTGGTACACGTAGGGCACTACCGCCTGGCGCTTAAGTACATTAAGCGCGCAGAGGAGCTCTTTGAAAAGATGCACGGGCCACCTCCGTATACTACCCGCCTCCTACAGTTCGAGCATGGCAATATCCTTTACTACCTAAGTCAGATCCGACTTAACCTGGACAACTACCAGGGGGCGTTAGAGGCGCTCGATCGCTATCAGGCCTTGTCATACCACGGCGAATGGTATCCTGGGTCTCGCGCTTGGGTACTAATGAAGCTCGGCAATATTCAGGAGGCGATTAGGATAGCGCGACTTGGGGTACTTGCTGGTGAAGGCTCCGGTCAAACCTTAAACATGCTCGGAATCCTGCTATCAATGAACGATCAGCCGTATGAGGCGCTAGAGGTGTTCCGTAAGGCGATCGCAACCGAGATGTCCCTTGGCAATGAAGGGCAGCCCGCCACACCGCTCAACAACTCCGGCGAGGTCTACAAGGAGCTTTTTGAGGATGACAAGGCGGAATCAACTTTCCTGCGTGCAACGTCCTATCCTGATGGTTGCGAACATATCCTGCCGAGCCTAAACCTAGCGCTACTCTATATAGATCAGATGAAGTTTGAAGCGGCTGCTGGATTAATGGACGCCTTTGATAGATGTGTTGCGCAGTTTCCTCTCAGAAATAATGAGGAGCATCTAACCCTTGAGAGTCTTGTGCGCGGGCGCATAGATCTTCATACCGGAGATATTAAGCGCGCCATTCGCCGCTTTGAAGCTTCACTCGAAGGTACGCAGTGGTTTGGAAAGATCGGCACTAATCAGAACGACATGCTCGTTGCTAGCACCATCTCGCTCGCTCAGGCGCTCAAACAGGAGAATAATATCCTGCGCTCGCGTGTACCATCCTCCTGGAGCGACTGGCTACGCATTAAGGAAACACTAGCATCTAACGGCCTTAGATCGTGGTGGCTGCTGCGGCGCGCTCAGCAGATGCTGATCGCAGATCTTAAGGAGATTGAAGACCTCACCATTAGAAACACCGATAGTCTGCTTGAGTATCCAACCCTGGGAGATACCTTATCAGGGATCTCCAGTACGGCTCTAAAAGATAAGTTACGACGACAAACGGAGATCGACCGTAGACCCGCTGCGCAGCTTTTTTATAAGGCCTACCTAGCACAATCTTCGCTAGGGTGGTTTAACCAGGGGCAGGCTAACGCCCTGCTCGATGAGGTTATCGAACGGGCTCGCCCGAACTACGATGAACTGCTGCGTACACATGCAATATTGCTGCGCATGCGCTCACTTAAGAGCTCGAGCGAGCGTTACCGTGACCTTGCCTATCGTATCTTTTATACCGCCCCAGCAGAGTTAAGAAACAGCGGCTTTAAATTACCGGTACGGATTGAGAGCGTTGGTATGGGGGATGATATTAGGGCATTTATAGAGCGCGGGCCATTTCTCGCTGCTGGGAACTCCGCGTTGCTGTGCTCTATCCGAGTTGAGCCTACCGCCACATTATCGACGCTTTCCTTCTCATGCCCAGGCAACAGCGCTAAAAATCGTATTATCGGGGATGTTGATCCTCGAGAACTTGTGAATAAACTAGCAGAGGCCCTATTTAGGGAGGAGATTAGCAATGGCAGTAATAACTGA
- a CDS encoding MoxR family ATPase codes for MAVITEELNTAQQTVSKLCSSLERVIRGRSDTIRLVIAALIADGHVLLEDYPGSGKTTLSKTLGRLIAEDQPGHSQFPSHAGAQVVPFRRIQFTPDMLPGDVLGVNIFDPKTGQFHFMHGPVFAHIVLADEINRTGPKVQAAFLECMAEKQVTLDNVTRPLDQLFFVLGTQNPLDIAGTYPLPQVQLDRFLFKIPMGYVDSLTENSILENHQAIREDSISIEPACSRSEVLAARRACEAVHVSPALREAIVGTVQATRKNPMIQFGASTRAALMLQSSIRAWALINGRDFATEDDLYYVAPYVLLHRLRFHAGAGDSKKALETLMAPIIERLVRSGLR; via the coding sequence ATGGCAGTAATAACTGAAGAACTTAACACCGCGCAGCAAACCGTATCAAAGCTGTGTTCCTCGTTAGAACGGGTGATCAGGGGGCGTAGCGATACGATCCGCCTCGTAATCGCCGCACTTATCGCTGATGGGCATGTGCTGCTTGAGGATTATCCAGGTTCGGGCAAAACAACCCTTTCAAAAACTCTTGGTCGGTTAATTGCAGAGGACCAACCTGGGCACTCTCAATTCCCCTCCCATGCCGGTGCGCAGGTAGTTCCCTTTCGGCGCATTCAATTTACCCCGGACATGCTTCCAGGGGATGTGCTCGGTGTAAATATCTTCGATCCCAAGACCGGACAGTTTCACTTTATGCACGGGCCGGTCTTTGCTCATATCGTTCTAGCAGATGAGATTAACCGTACTGGACCTAAGGTTCAGGCGGCGTTTCTAGAGTGCATGGCTGAGAAGCAGGTAACGCTAGATAACGTAACCCGTCCACTCGATCAGCTCTTCTTTGTTCTTGGCACTCAGAATCCCCTTGATATCGCGGGCACCTATCCGTTACCGCAGGTGCAGCTTGATCGATTCCTATTTAAGATCCCGATGGGCTACGTAGATAGCCTTACCGAGAACTCGATCCTTGAAAACCATCAGGCGATCCGTGAGGATTCCATATCAATTGAACCGGCCTGCTCGCGCAGTGAGGTGCTTGCTGCGCGGCGAGCCTGCGAGGCCGTACATGTCAGCCCTGCATTAAGAGAGGCCATCGTAGGTACGGTACAGGCAACCCGCAAGAATCCTATGATTCAGTTCGGGGCTTCTACCCGTGCTGCTCTGATGCTGCAGAGCTCTATCCGGGCCTGGGCCCTTATTAATGGCCGTGATTTCGCAACCGAGGATGACCTTTATTACGTTGCCCCCTATGTGCTCCTACATAGGCT